From a single Apium graveolens cultivar Ventura chromosome 2, ASM990537v1, whole genome shotgun sequence genomic region:
- the LOC141706696 gene encoding kinesin-like protein KIN-6 codes for MADLKSPPSHPPSTVTVRRNPPRRARPTPSQTPIPLSLPPTPSTIPSFPINDILSIEIPENNIVKNIENENLKVFLRIRPISISQPQSRRGEKAKNVWPQSKQIVKPKVKKISEVCLKENDEHSVTLCPPQSMQDQKRSKTEVYEGFSYVFSADSSQDDVFDKMVNPIVEDFMKGKSGMLAALGPSGSGKTHTIFGTTRQPGMIPLALRRIFLGTEGNGAQSSRTFYLSMFEICSERGRSERMIDLFNDGVDICLQQSTIKGLHESVVCDVQQAEALIAEGMLKRATAMTNSNSQSSRSQCIINIRCETCGDVQASSNSALLTIVDLAGAEREKKTGNQGHRLLESNFINNTSMVFGLCLRSLLEHQKNRKKPMQKHFKNSLLTRYLRDYLEGKKRMALILTVKPGEEDYLDASFLLRQAAPFMKIKFTNSEESTELIGNKRHFQPFLKADQQKKMKMSTNESSAVNDKSADVLNSTPYEKECEHEVTMKKVNEVDDTRSRLLAESPKTLKSEVDDSIFVSDNINASKRNRLSQIMQGFAIAAWEVLKQYKEKLKVAEKEIYCLKQSLDDEKAKSDRLAKELAHLKSAFLCENIVSADKIVTKEVGCRGNGLDGPAESDHKPADSHELAGASSVNLSEPELRANNQITDSFIRSSSLVSTSCVDREISEDQNCQVAGVSSINLSESAVTMNNQNTDSGVINSCVVSTSVVAEEIFEGHSCQHVESPAASEGVESLEGQEDSNCNGDVLEIFEGHSCQHVEFPVPSEGVESLEGKEDSNHKDNVPLEGSANCIQPSILKSDDSSSLVEGHRSQNDAEKKRLDQTAISNNVPEVAVEVVPCPRPPNAEKPKRRLQPASSMLLKNISGLDIEDETEKPKGAKGSKRNMGLDLTTKTQGSLSLIRLLKNNV; via the exons ATGGCCGACCTAAAATCGCCACCGTCTCACCCGCCGTCCACCGTCACCGTCCGCCGCAATCCGCCGCGTCGAGCCCGTCCGACACCGTCACAAACTCCGATCCCACTCTCTCTCCCTCCAACTCCCTCCACCATCCCCTCTTTTCCAATTAATGACATTCTCTCCATCGAAATCCCCGAAAACAATATCGTAAAAAACATCGAAAACGAGAACCTCAAAGTCTTTCTTAGAATTAGACCGATATCGATATCGCAGCCGCAGTCTAGAAGAGGCGAGAAGGCGAAGAATGTGTGGCCTCAGAGTAAACAAATTGTGAAACCGAAAGTGAAAAAGATTAGTGAGGTGTGCTTGAAGGAGAATGATGAGCATTCGGTTACGCTTTGTCCTCCGCAAAGTATGCAGGATCAAAAGAGGAGTAAGACGGAGGTTTACGAGGGCTTTTCGTATGTGTTTTCTGCTGATTCGTCTCAG GATGACGTGTTTGATAAAATGGTTAACCCGATAGTTGAGGATTTTATGAAAGGGAAGAGTGGGATGTTAGCTGCATTAGGTCCTAGTGGTTCTGGAAAGACGCATACGATATTTGGGACTACTAGGCAGCCTGGAATGATCCCGTTAGCTCTACGTAGGATATTTTTGGGTACTGAAGGCAATGGAGCTCAGTCGTCTAG GACATTCTATCTGTCTATGTTTGAGATATGTTCGGAGCGAGGAAGAAGTGAGAGAATGATAGATTTGTTTAACGATGGGGTTGATATATGCTTGCAACAGTCAACTATTAAGGGCTTACATGAG TCCGTTGTCTGTGATGTTCAACAGGCTGAAGCTTTGATTGCAGAGGGTATGCTAAAACGTGCTACGGCTATGACAAATTCAAACAGTCAGTCCAG CCGGTCACAATGCATCATCAACATCCGATGCGAGACTTGTGGTGATGTTCAGGCTTCGTCAAACAGCGCCCTCTTGACTATTGTTGACCTTGCTGGAGCTGAAAGGGAAAAGAAAACAGGAAATCAG GGGCATCGACTTCTTGAAAGCAATTTCATCAACAACACGTCGATGGTATTTGGTCTGTGCTTAAGG TCACTTTTAGAGCACCAGAAGAACCGGAAGAAACCAATGCAAAAGCACTTCAAGAATTCACTG TTAACTAGATACTTGCGAGATTACCTGGAAGGCAAGAAGCGAATGGCTTTG ATATTAACTGTAAAACCAGGAGAAGAAGACTATCTTGACGCTTCCTTTCTGTTAAGGCAAGCGGCGCCATTTATGAAAATCAA ATTTACCAATTCTGAAGAATCTACAGAATTAATTGGTAATAAGAGGCACTTCCAACCGTTCCTGAAAGCTGATCAGCAGAAAAAAATGAAGATGAGCACCAATGAGTCTTCTGCG GTCAATGACAAGAGTGCTGATGTACTCAACTCCACGCCTTATGAAAAAGAGTGTGAACATG AGGTAACCATGAAGAAAGTTAATGAGGTTGATGATACCAGATCCAGATTATTGGCCGAATCCCCAAAAACCTTGAAGTCAGAAGTTGATGATAGTATATTTGTCAGTGACAATATTAATGCATCAAAGAGAAACAGACTGAGTCAGATAATGCAAGGTTTTGCTATAGCTGCGTGGGAAGTCCTGAAGCAATACAAGGAAAAACTGAAG GTGGCTGAGAAAGAAATATATTGCCTTAAACAAAGTCTGGACGATGAGAAGGCTAAATCTGACAGATTGGCAAAGGAACTTGCCCATTTGAAGTCTGCCTTTTTGTGTGAGAATATAGTTTCAGCGGACAAGATAGTAACCAAAGAAGTAGGGTGTCGAGGGAATGGTCTGGATGGGCCTGCAGAATCGGATCATAAACCTGCGGATTCACATGAG TTAGCAGGCGCCTCTTCTGTAAATCTGAGTGAGCCTGAGTTGAGGGCGAACAATCAAATCACTGATTCCTTT ATTAGAAGTTCTAGTTTGGTTTCTACTTCATGTGTTGATCGAGAAATctctgaagatcagaattgtcAG GTAGCAGGGGTCTCTTCCATAAACCTGAGCGAGTCAGCAGTCACAATGAACAATCAAAACACTGATTCCGGT GTGATAAATTCTTGTGTGGTTAGTACGTCAGTTGTAGCTGAAGAAATCTTTGAAGGGCATTCTTGTCAG CATGTTGAATCCCCTGCAGCTTCTGAAGGTGTAGAAAGTTTGGAAGGACAAGAAGATTCCAATTGTAACGGTGATGTCTTAGAAATCTTTGAAGGGCATTCTTGTCAG CATGTTGAATTCCCTGTACCTTCTGAAGGCGTAGAAAGtttggaaggaaaagaagatTCTAATCATAAAG ATAACGTGCCTTTAGAAGGGTCAGCAAACTGTATTCAACCAAGCATTTTAAAAAGTGATGACAGCTCTTCCTTGGTCGAGGGGCACCGGTCACAAAATGACGCAGAAAAG AAAAGGTTGGATCAAACAGCAATTTCCAATAATGTTCCAGAGGTTGCAGTTGAAGTTGTTCCTTGTCCCAGGCCTCCGAATGCAGAGAAGCCTAAAAG GAGACTTCAACCAGCTTCTTCAATGTTGTTAAAGAACATCAGCGGTTTAGACATTGAGGACGAGACTGAGAAGCCAAAG
- the LOC141706697 gene encoding glucose-6-phosphate/phosphate translocator 2, chloroplastic-like: MASFLKHSFTVSNHLEQKLLSSKPHFSPLPSSLALEKSARCDLLSRKPLYISSRGSLGRFDDPEDSRPRLIKCDAYEARRDQPMELNIEIDEQTKQAAAQKLKIGVYFATWWSLNVIFNIYNKKVLNAFPFPWLTSTLSLAAGSLIMLVSWASRIAEAPKTDIDFWKALFPVALAHTIGHVAATVSMSKVAVSFTHIIKSSEPAFSVLVSTFLLGESFPMPVYLSLLPIIGGCALAAVTELNFNLVGFMGAMISNLAFVFRNIFSKRGMSKGKSVGGMNYYACLSIMSLLILTPFAIAVEGPQVWAVGWKNAVAQIGPHFVWWVVAQSVFYHLYNQVSYMSLNEISPLTFSVGNTMKRVSVIVSSIIIFHTQVQPINAVGAAIAILGTFLYSQANM, from the exons ATGGCTAGCTTTCTGAAACATTCTTTCACGGTTTCGAATCACCTAGAACAAAAATTGTTGTCTTCTAAACCTCATTTCTCACCTCTGCCTTCCAGTCTTGCTTTGGAGAAGTCTGCAAGATGCGATCTTTTGTCGCGAAAACCTCTTTACATCTCGTCACGAGGCTCATTAGGTCGCTTTGATGATCCGGAGGACTCAAGACCTCGTTTGATTAAATGCGATGCCTATGAAGCTCGTCGAGACCAACCTATGGAACTTAACATTGAGATCGATGAACAAACGAAACAGGCAGCAGCTCAGAAGCTGAAAATTGGTGTTTATTTTGCAACATGGTGGTCATTGAATGTGATCTTTAATATATACAACAAGAAAGTCCTTAATGCCTTTCCTTTCCCGTGGCTCACCTCTACGCTTTCGTTAGCTGCGGGGTCTCTGATCATGTTAGTTTCTTGGGCTTCAAGGATTGCTGAAGCACCGAAGACTGATATCGATTTCTGGAAAGCTCTGTTTCCT GTTGCACTAGCACATACAATTGGACATGTAGCTGCAACAGTGAGCATGTCAAAGGTTGCAGTTTCATTCACTCACATTATCAAGAGCAGTGAGCCTGCTTTTAGTGTTCTGGTCTCAACATTCCTACTAGGTGAATCTTTTCCAATGCCGGTTTACTTGTCACTCCTTCCGATAATCGGAGGCTGTGCTCTGGCAGCAGTCACTGAGCTAAACTTCAACCTTGTTG GCTTTATGGGGGCTATGATATCGAATTTGGCATTTGTGTTTCGGAACATTTTCTCAAAGAGAGGGATGAGCAAGGGCAAGTCTGTTGGTGGAATGAACTACTATGCTTGTTTGTCGATAATGTCTCTTCTGATTCTCACACCCTTTGCAATAGCTGTTGAAGGTCCCCAAGTATGGGCAGTTGGCTGGAAAAATGCTGTTGCTCAAATTGGACCACATTTCGTCTG GTGGGTGGTGGCTCAGAGTGTATTCTATCACCTATACAATCAAGTATCATACATGTCTTTAAATGAGATCTCACCATTGACATTCAGTGTCGGGAATACGATGAAAAGAGTCTCTGTAATCGTCTCCTCGATCATCATCTTTCACACTCAGGTTCAGCCCATCAATGCTGTTGGAGCTGCTATTGCAATCCTAGGAACTTTCCTCTATTCACAG GCAAACATGTAA